The Vicia villosa cultivar HV-30 ecotype Madison, WI linkage group LG1, Vvil1.0, whole genome shotgun sequence genome includes a region encoding these proteins:
- the LOC131603993 gene encoding axial regulator YABBY 5: MSSCSIDVAPAEQLCYIPCNFCNIVLAVSVPCSSLFDIVTVRCGHCTNLWSVNMAAAFQSLSWQDIQAPSHCMNPEYRIRTSGNTSKCNDRIAMRTAPTTHVTQERVVNRPPEKRQRVPSAYNQFIKEEIQRIKANNPDISHREAFSTAAKNWAHFPHIHFGLMLESNNQAKMENVSEKRLMSRAALMNK; encoded by the exons ATGTCAAGCTGCAGTATCGATGTTGCACCTGCAGAACAACTCTGCTACATCCCTTGCAACTTTTGCAATATTGTTCTTGCG GTGAGTGTTCCATGCAGTAGCTTGTTTGACATAGTGACCGTTAGATGTGGTCACTGCACAAATCTATGGTCTGTGAACATGGCTGCAGCGTTTCAGTCACTTTCATGGCAAGATATTCAG GCACCTAGCCACTGCATGAATCCAGAGTATAGGATTCGAACCAGTGGCAACACTTCCAAATGCAACGATAGGATTGCAATGAGAACTGCACCAACCACTCATGTTACTCAAGAAAGAGTTGTTAACCGCC CTCCCGAGAAGAGGCAGCGTGTACCTTCTGCTTATAATCAGTTCATAAA GGAAGAGATTCAGAGGATAAAGGCTAATAATCCTGATATTAGTCACAGAGAAGCTTTCAGTACAGCTGCAAAGAAC tgGGCACATTTTCCTCATATTCATTTTGGGCTAATGTTGGAGAGCAACAATCAAGCTAAGATGGAGAAT gTGTCTGAGAAGCGTTTGATGTCAAGGGCTGCACTAATGAACAAATGA